The window ttttaataatcgccTTTTGCTTGAAGTaaataatatggaaaaaaaaggaTCACCTTAAACTTTTCTTTCGCACATTTTTCTGTGCAATTTGTGACTCATCTCCTTCGTCTTCTTCTTGGTCTTCCTCGTTTTCTTCCTCGAGAGCAGCAGGGCATGCTAAAAGCTGTTGAATCATGTTCATTGGTTTGAGAACCGAATCGGGAGAAGCACTTCTCAAATACGAACACAAGTACGTAGCGCCAGCTATGGGCAAACAACAGGTTTTCTCCTTCACTGCGTCCAAAATACGCTTCACATCGGAAGCAATTAAAGCACCTAAAACATTTAACTGTAAATTGTCAGTGTAATACCgagctaaaattaaatttctaaatttctaGGGAAACTGTCTTGCGTTTAAAGTTAAGAATACGctaataatttggcccttaaCTGACCTTTTATCTCTAACGATTCATGAGCTAGCAATGATAAAGTATGGTTGGATCACTTTGTATCACTTTAATTAATCGAATAAGTTCGTTCACCTTGCTCCCAAGCGACCAAGACTTCATGCATTACAGCgggcatattaaaaataatatcccGCAGTTGCATATTAGGTTTAAAGTCACTGTCGCCAGAATTAAACTGCTGAATTAATGCCTCTACTATAGCCGGGTTGCTCATGGCCAACAGTTGCGTTGGTGACTTTGGGTTGTAGCTGTCAACTAGACACGAACTAATCCACTGCTCAATAAGAGAATCGCCATCGAGCTCTAAAACTGTCGAGGctcctaaaaaaatatcgatcattgtaatttattattaagatAGAAGAAAATTGCGAAATGCTTTATATACGTCAAGACGGTACGATTCGTCCAACagtaaaatactttttttttaatttcgcatATGGCCCAGTGCTAGCAAATACATATATGgcataaaaaatgcaaaaaaggcGGGCAGACATGCCTGAAAAGTCCAGAAACAGCACCTTAACTTACCGTAATTTTGTACAATCGCAATCAGCATTAcgaaaatcaaatcaaaaagCTGCATTCTGGAGTCATCTTGACCTAGGCTATCTCGATTATTATAGCACTCACTAAATGGAATCAACCGGCTCACGAGGGCTTTTAGTTGACCTGAACTGCACGCCACGGCCAAAATCACCTCAAAACTTATTCCCATGAATACTTTATGTAGCATACCTAAAGTCACatcctgcaataaaaataggcattaaatatgaatataactaaataaacaacaaacataaattttccaacttATTTTAGTGCAACAGTacttaattattgaaaaatgtcaagttAGTAATGGTAAGATTCTAGAACTCTAAAGGGTAGTCCAACTTGATAACCCCTTGTACCTACcaatattttatgataatCTGATGACAAAGTTTTCAGAATTCCAGATAAAGATGATTGAGCGCACCTAATTATACTCTGCATGCTGCTAGGAGGAGGTGGTTTGTCCGATTTAACAGACGGCGGTAAGTTTCTTTTCTCCAAAAAACGTTTGGCTTGTTCTTCATTAATCAATCTTACTTTCGCCAATTCCTCCAATATGTTGGTCAATATAGAACATGATCCGTTTACATCAATAGCGTCTAACAACTGACTGtgctaaaattaatattgacgATAATCcggaaaaataatgcattcgCCCGATGTCAAGAGCAACATACAAgatcaatattttcattgtttcatataaacatatgcGATATATCTTTCGTTAAATATTGTAAGtgcaagaaaaaacaatacttCTGTTATTTCATACCTGCAATAGCAAGTCGAGGGCTTCAGTTACACTTGACGTGTCggatttttccgaaaattcttgaaatataTGAGGTATATTCATAAATATAAAGGCCCCTATATGACTAGCATGGGGACATCGCGTTTCAGACACATCGAATAACGAAATTAAACTACCTCTTATTAATTCAGCAAATAGTCTGGAATCAGAAAAtcctaaaaattaagaaaaaataatctgaggcaGGAAGAAAGTAGataaagaatttgaaaataaaacagagTGTACCAATACTTATGACAATAACTCAAGATTTGTCATTAATGTggcataattaataattgacacaaaataaaaaaatatctaccTTTTAGTCTCTGAAGGATATGCAGCTTATAGATTATAGCAGAAGTGTCAGCACCTGGGTGACCAACAAGTTGAACCTGAAGCCAACTTTGTATTAGAAACCCAGGCAACCTTTCGCTATGTACGGAAAGAGACAACATATGCATGTCGATATTTTCCAActtgacaatatggtgaatGCTAGTGTCATTTTCAGACAGAACCGAAATTACTTCTGTGCATATTcgttgcattttttgaaattctgacAGCTGGGAAGCATCAGACTTATCGATCTCTATAATAAagtgataattatttaaagcaTTTCTTAACTCAAAACACTCAATGCAAATATTAGTTTGAGATAAAGAGGTTATTATCCTGTACTTATTTCTGGGGGACAAGGCATCAATTATTCATTCATTCCTTCATTTAAATGCTTCACCTGATTTTCTAATTGAATCTTCACTATGTTTGGCTAAGCACATCATTGATACATAGAAGTCATCTGACAATATTCTTTTTAGGAGTTGATTTATCTTCTGGGTTAATGTCTTAACATCTCTACAGTGATACAGGATATTTAGTAACCATGTAGTTATCACGACAATGCTTCTTGCTAGTTCTATTTCTTCTGATTTTCCAAAGCATGTCACTCCTGGTAgcatatctaaaaataaaatgatttccTTTAAAAGGTACTTATTACCATTTAGAAGGACATAAATCTTAAAATCTAATAACAATTGCACAAATTAAATGAGGCCTTCCAGGACCATTGATGAACTCTTAAAATCCCTGTAAGGCTACAAACCAACTTACATGGCTTAAATTGAGCTTTGCTTGTTTAAGatagaattattaaataatgctttataTGTGAATCTATAAAGAATATAGAGGTTATCTATTTAACTAATAGTAACAGAGTAATATCTATAGCTTTGTCTTACCTTCTAAAAATTCCAGTAGAGAGGCAAAGCAATGTGTATTATTGTACTGTTCATATTTGCTCAGCCTTCGGAGTACAGCTGCATGAGATATTAGCTGGGCACTAAGGGAGTGCCTCAAATAACTTAAGGCTAATTGATTTGCACCCGCACCAACAACAACCTGATCAATAATACAATCTGCTAAATTATAAACATCTCCACTAACTCCTCGGGGCAAAACTGTCTTGACATTAATACCCCACTGCAAGTCTGTCCAACgttctctccaagctcttaatAAAAGCGCTGTTAAGGAACTAGTGGTTTTTGATGCCATATTTCAACTGTGCTGAAAATTGAGGTCTAGATTATATTCTTAAGCAAATTCATTTCTAACCAAAATTGTTGGTGGTGAATTACTTTTAACAGACAATCAACACATTAATTTGCACACAAATATCACATCtcaaacatgatttttaaagtttaatacaatgtaaataataacaaataaaaataatatacacagTTTAATTACATCGAAATGAGGTTTATCACGTATTGGTGGTTTGTTCGTAAACAATTTGCGGTCAGTTCTTGAAAAttcgtgaaaattttaatgcgcATGCGTAAACCATGCCGTTTCAAAGGATTGTAATCTTTGTGAAGCCGTCTGCATAACAATTCCTAATAGTTACAATACGCATGCGTAAGCAATGTCTATTTTCAAgccattcaaatttttataataacgTTTGTGATAATAAACTGTAAAtctctaaaaaataaagtagtGTTACAGAAAACTGAACACGAATCCAATTATAGCAGTTGGAGACATCAGCCttgaaaataattgagttCGCTATATATGTACAAATTTATACTTCACAAATTACCCAGCAAGAAATGTACAACACTGCAAACATGACAGAATAAAATTTAggctaaaatattaaagtttgaTGCGCTAATAAAAagctatgaaatttttcatcttaGTTTATCATTAGCGTACACAtagcaaataattattgaattaaacttgaaaatattggttaaattggaattttattcTCGTCAGGTTAATAGTTTACGGTTTATTGTCTcgttattgaatatttatatttttttggtaattttgacTTACAACTCCAGATGCTTTTCTtagtattataataaaaactgttcatttaaaaataaaaagagtcATAAGTATATAATTTCCGTGCTTATTACCGctattttcacaaaatggcAACACTGGCGACATTGAaggctacaagatgcattgaGAATTTCATCGCGAATAGTACGAGTTTGATCGGTTGTTAGTGTTGACTGTTGcggaaatataaatttatatttatatccaTGCTGTTATAATCTCAAATGGTCGGTTTATACACGAGACTAAGGATAAAGACTTATAAAGTGAATCATGTTTAATCCTTAAGAAATGAGAGTTAAGAGACTCGTCAACTTTCGGACTTAAGTAAAATGCTTACGGATTATTCGTTTTAAACCATACGTAATTTGTACAGCTagtaaaactttatttcaCTTTCCACCGCGTATTGTACTCTCACCTCAATCATTCGCATACCTCAGTACATATCGGTGGCAGTTACTGGATCGAAGTGACCCGCTCACAAGAAGTTTTCTCAGTGTTATTCTATTTTCCTcgatacttttttatttcccaGCTGTCTCCCTTGTCGGAGGTTTGCTAGTTAGGCACTTTCACTACCCGACTTGCGTTTACGGAGGTTGTAGGAATAGACTAAGCACTtgtgtaaatatgtaaatattgttcaaattagCTCGCAAATATGATTGTAAAGAAAGAAGACAATAAATCTCGCACGATACTTAAAACCTATCTCGCCGTGTTTGTCCTTGAGAATTACAACGTTGCCTTTTTATAGTCTTCCCAGATCCCCTGCTATAAAAACCCAGAAAAAAAGGGGGCCGCGCAGGTGCAAGTTAACCCAggccctttttttttcttccggCAGTTGTTCTAGAATGACCTACCGGAAGTGCTAGGGGAAGATTTTTTCACCAGGTTCTGGAGTACTTAGGGAACCGAAGGATCACCTTCACTCACGGTACGTCACATTGTCAAGCCTGACAGGTGACAGTTGCTCCGCTACCAGCTCCGCCGTACCCTCATGGGTTatcaattagaaaaaatgaagCTGGCTTTCTCTTCACGAAAGagtcttttgaaaaaaattgaagagaaaaagaaGGATATTCAATTTGCTACAGAATCTGCAGCAGCAACTGAAGTACTATTGATTGAAGATGCTGGCTTTTTGGAGGCAGATCGTGGAGAAACCACAACCCAATTTACACAAAAACACATTGCTGACAATGTAGATATAACAGCAGCAGCAAAATCCTTTGAATTGAATCTAGAATTTGGCCCCTACAGGTATAATCTCATTCTTCAATTTGCCATTTTCATTTCCtcataattttacatttagaGCAAGGTATACGAAAAATGGCCGTCATCTAGTTATAGGAGGAAGAAAAGGCCATGTAGCTGCATTTGACTGGCTCACAAAGAAGTTGCACTGTGAAATTAATGTGATGGAAAGTGTTCATGATGTAAGCTTTTTGCATCTTGAAACAATGTTTGCTGTTGCCCAAAAGAACTGGGTTTACATTTATGACAATCAAGGGATTGAGATTCATTGTGTGAAGAGACTGAATAAAGTCACTCGACTTGAATTTCTACCGTATCATTTCTTGCTGGCAAGTTGTGTAtgttaacaaaattgtttttgtggAATATTTGATTAGATCTATAATGATTTCAGAGTGATGAGGGCTACTTAAGTTGGCTAGATGTTTCAATAGGCCAATTGGTGTCccaatttaatacaaatttaggCAGATTGACCATGTTGACACAAAACCCATGGAATGCATGTTTGTGTTTGGGCCATGCCAAAGGAGTTGTATCTATGTGGAGTCCTAATCATAGGGAGCCATTGGCTAAAATGCTTTGTCATAAAGCCCCAATTTCATCTGTTCATGTAGATCCCAGTGGCatgtaagttttaaattaatgttgcAATACatcaaggtgcaatgatgtgGAATCAGTTAGGTGAATTGCAACAAATATTGAAACTCGATGGATCTTGTAAATCctgcatatattttttttaattagataagtaattataattttaatggaGGTGACTAATTTCCCTATAGGTATATGGCAACAGCAGCCAcaaatagagaattaaaaatatgggaTATTAGGAAATTGGAGGGGCCTTTGCAGGAGTATAAATTGATTAATGCTGCTACGAATTTAGCGTTTTCGCAGAAGAAAATGCTTGCTGTAGGGTCTGGCAATATAGTGGAAGTTTATAAGTAAGGAAgttgtaataattaaaatcatgtatttaaattgttgattTCCAGGGATTGTTGTACTCAGTGCATAAAAAGGCCTTATTTGAGGCACagatttaataattcaatagGTAAAACCTTCttacaatattaatatttcttgtaatttttcgCCTTTTTATCACTTCAAGGGAATTTTAACTTTTGCCCATATGAAGATGTACTGGGAGTCTCTACAGCTCGAGGTTTCACTAGTATCTTAGTGCCAGGATCAGGGGAACCCCACTTCGACACATATGAAGCTAATCCATTCCAGTCAAAGAAGCAGAGACAAGAATCCGAAGTTAAGGCTCTTTTAGAAAAGGTTAATACAATGCTTCTAACCTACAGTTatccataaataaatttctctttaGATTCAACCAGATCTCATTTCGTTGGATCCCACTGTGATATCTAAGGTGGATGTGCCGACGCTAAGGGATAAAGTAGAAGCCAAAAAGAAGCTGCTGGTAAGAGTATTACACAAGTtatcattttttgcaaattaaaaatttgttaagcatTTGAAACcgccaaaaattaaatatgaaccAAGAAACAAGGCAAAAGGGAGAGGAGGTAAGGCTGCTATAATTACCAAGAAGGTTCTGCAGGAAGAAGCTAAAAAGGTACTTATTACTTTTATGttaatatgtaattattatttatataaaattgcagaaattCATTAAATCCAAAAGAATGAGTGAAGTGaaagttaaacaaaaaaagaagagTGCTTATAATGTATTAGATAGgtttaagtaaaaaagaatTGTTAAACttattatataaaagtttgtatatttttaagaaattaaatgtttcatttgaCTATAAAAAAAGGATCAACATTACCTTAGATTGTAGAAGAGTATTCAAACCACTCAACTAATCCATCATTGTTAGCATCTGTAGTTTTGAGAAACTCGTCCACTAGATCTGCAAGGCCTTGGTCTTCATATATTGTGCCCACTACCTTTTCCCTATCAGTTTTGGGATCTTCCACTAAAacggaattaaaataaacatatttttagtttacATATCCGTTTATTTGCCTAAAAAACGGGAGCCTCACGACTGATTAGAAAAACTATTGCTTTAGTGTTCTGTATTCGATATAtcctttattaaattattcaaatctgATGGTCCTAGGGAACGATTCTTCACGTTCTTTaaagtccaaatttcttataaattttccatttaaatctTACACAAAACTCggatattcaaaaattatttttaacaagagtCAATGAATATTTCGTACAatcaaaaaatgataaacatgAATGACTATTAGaaagcaaaatttgaaagcacGTGTGCAAACATTaccaaaaaattacataattaagCAGGGTAATATGCAATAAAACAAACTTGCAgtaaacaaactaaaaattgtttatttacaaagCCAATATCTGCTTAGACGGTAGTTCACAACCCTTCATACATACATAACTTAACTGTAATTAATACGACTATAAATGAGTTTGCTTTCTAACcagttttcttgaaattgtCCCAGCCATAAATCATGGAATGTTTAATGACAGGAAAACGTACTATAAGAATTAAGAATTAATAACCATAAAACGTCCAAAACCGGTTCAAACTGTGAGCTAAATCgcttaaaaactattttttcgaGGGTAATGATTAACATAATTCCCCAAGATTTGCGGATTCATTACTCTCTCTGAACTTTGTTCTGCCTGGCATATTCCACCCATGTAATTTGACCGTCAGTATTTTTATCATAGAAAAGTAAAAGACTATCAATAGTGGCCAGAAGATCTTCGTCTAACCATATTTTTAcaacatcttttttttcttgctcAGCTAAAATAGGTTAAAATATCCCACTTTTATGAGTTCTAAAAGGTATTTCCTTGTGTAATTTTCAATGTAGCGTTTAGCCCAAAAAAATGTCTCCACAAAAACACACATAATAGATATTAATAATCGATGAAAAATTTCAGTGAAATTAGCCCAAAATAACCCAGAAGCCTCCTACAAAATTACTTGTCAAAACCCCCCCCTAATCACAATATTACCTAATTAAGGTTGAGATTGCTTTTGCCCTGCAGCCGCCGCTTTCTGCTGCGCTCTTATAAATTCAGGATAATCAATATATCCATCTTTGTTTCCATCATCCACATTCAAAATCGGGTCAATCAGGTTGATCAATTCTTCATCCTTGAAGATTTTCTCCTCGATTTGTCCCTGCTTCTCTTTGCTGCCCTGCTCTATTTGGAAAAACACCACAAACACACAAAGCGAAAGACAATACATAATTAAAGCGCATGGCTGCAAGTGtaagaaaatatgtatgtgAGGTGTAAGTGATGTTTGTTTAGAGAGTTGAGGTGTATATTAACTTACCATGCCAATGAATCAAAGACTTGATTAACTCACATCCATCCAGTTTGTTGTTATTATCTGCATCATGCATTTTAAAGTAGTGGAATTGTAGCTCTTGCTCAGTCATTTTGCTGGTATCTATTGGTACTTCCATGTGCTCTTGAATGTGTCTTTAAAGTAGgatattgtttataataacTGAAAAGACCACGAATTTACTACTTACTCTTTTTCATGTGCAATATTTCCTGAGTTAAAAATCTGACGCTGACCATGCCCATGGTCATGTCCTGATGGCTACAACAAACATTGAGTATGATACGagtgaacattaaaaaaatattttacagaaggcagtaaattaaaatttggcaaTAGGTggtaaacattaaaaattgattaagtaatttgttatttgcCATTAAACACTGACTGATAACAAGTTAACagataaatttatcaaatatatACATCTCATACTTCAATGCTtactggttttttttttaatgattatgctatatttttacctaaattataattatatttggCAGCCATGAATCTTTGAAGACTATAtgcttttaataataatcaagAGCATATAGTCCTTAAGTTTCCCCTCCCAACATtatgcaaaaattgatttttctgcAGAGTGAAGtgaagaaatttataaatacacAACTAAACTCAAAATATAAACATGCAACATGATGCatttgaaattaagaaaattgatttactTGGTGATGGGCTTGTTGTGCAGCTACAGGAACTTGCTGTTGTGGAGCATTTACATGTTGGTACTGTTGTGCTAGAACCTAACATGAAACCAAAAGGAGGTTTCCAGTAATagcaaatattttccatttttaaacataaaaatggcCAGAAATAGATTTAACagtacaaaatatattttcctaaCCTGTTGCTGTTGATACTGAGGTTGAGCTGGAGCTTGTCTTTGAACAGGAGCCTGTTGTGGAGGTACATTTTGTTGTTGGTACTGTTGCTGCTGGGGCAATTGCTGTTGATATTGGGGCTGTTGCGCATACTAAACAAGAGCTTAATTTATATTGTAACAGGAAATGAGAGTTAAAAGCAGTTGCTCAAGGCAACAATAAAATGTTCatacaattttattcataaataaaaatataataataagacTCTCTGATAATTTCTGGCTTCTTATATTgtaaccattttatttattatttaaggaatttttctgccatttcatttacttttaaatatcaaatgtACACTTTTATCTTAATTGATTTTATACATCAATATAACACTCTTAAGCCTGAAATATCATGTTTTGTAATTGTTCGAAAATCGTCCAAATATTTTGGCCCTTACTATGGGTACTGTAGGTAAGTTTTCTTAGAACGCCATATttttggttaagaaattttaaatcaagtgTTGAACAGTAATTTCAGAGATATCCTATATATTGAGGAGATATGTTTTAAGGCACATCTGAtattaaatcgaaaatatatttaaaatggagtttcattcataataaaatgaatatgcAAGAATAGGCCTTAACATATGCTAGAATTAGTTGTTACCTGTGGCTGTGCCTGTGGTTGATAATGTTGAGGATTAACCCCTGGAGGAGCTCCTCTCTGTGAATTGACACTAACGAAGAGACAGAGAAGGCcgaattttaataacaatttaaccATTTTCAGTAAGAAATAGGAAGTTAAAAAGCGTATTTTGGACGAAAAGTTTTCAGACTTGAgacattttccttttcttcGCAAGAAAAGTATGGTTAGGGCAAAGGacacatcatcattacatTGACAGAGATTgacataaacaaatttcgttgcgtgataaaattatttttcaaccaaTCAAAGGGGATGACGTACTTCTGCGGCGgaacaataaatattagaattgccaaaatcgtaaaatttagCCTCCCGCCGTACGGAATCAATTCCCATATAACCAAATATTCCCAAAagtcaaagtttttttattattatttttttaattacctactatttccctttttaaaactgttttaccTTACTGCCCCCACATCCCCAATAAACACTTCCCCTTAGCGACAACTCTCACATAATATGAATCAAGAAAAGtcctaaaaatctaaaaaagtttgttgCACTTTCAcgaatttttgagttttttgaatggaaaaattgaatattttgtgtttGCACGGGTACAGGCAAAATGCCGAAGTGTTCAAGGAAAAAACTGGTTCGTTTCGCAAAATTGTACACAAATGGGCGAAATTTAACTATGTGACAGCCCCTCACAAGGTAGTTCTAGTAGATGACATCCATGCACTTGAAGACCCTAATATTGGACAATCCAAAGATGAGGGTATACattaagttttgaattttaattactgtTAATACTCTCCTCCTTCTGGTTTACTGTCTGGTCTCAATCTATtactacttttttttactaaaagcAACTTCTCAGCTACATCTTGATAGATAATAGTTAAGCATTTATGcactgaaattgaaaaatttcagttttctcaCTCTTTGGATTTTCTTTATAGAACAATATGGATGGTTTTTTAATCGAGATGATAGAACATATAGAGGTATCAGGCAGGGAGGCCCTGCAATTGGATTTGAAGAATCTGTGCAGTTTATagaacaaatttttgaaaaagaaggTCCTTTTGATGGTGTTTTGGCATTTTCTCAGGGTGCGTGCTTCCTAGGGCTTTTGTGTGATTTGCAGCAAAGAGGATGTATGCAAACTTTACAGTGAAAATGATGTAATTTACTAATTTGAACTAATTTTGTCAATTTCTCTAGTAACTCAACATATAAACttcaattttgcaataatgGCTGGAGGTTTTAAATCCCAAAGTTTCCCCCATTTGAAGTATTACATGGATGAGATTGATTTGCCAAGTTTGCACATATTTGGGGAAACTGATAAAGTCATTCCTACAGGTGATTTTGAGCAATATTTACAtcactttaaattatttttttatttttgttcagaAATGAGTGAGGCCTTGTCTCAATGTTTTGAAAATCCAAAGGTAGTGAGACATCCAGGGGGACATTATTTAGCTGCTTCAGCCCTTCAAAAGCATGATTATCAGAGTTTTTTTAAGCTCCAACTATTGCGGAAACAGCATAGAGAGGCAGGCACGAAAGAAGaaactaattattaatattaatatagtCATTGTTTATGATAAATGAGTTTTGGTATTTGTCTTTGTCACACCTCAACGGTTCTCATAAGTATCTTTATTCCTTCGCCCTTTGTCCTCGGTTTTCCGCTCAATCGATGGCCATACGGCGTGGTACCGCTCACCCAACAAAGGGGTACGGTACCGCCAACGAGAGAAAAAAAGACTGTGACATGTAGCTTTCGAGTGGAAGGAGGAGGGCCGATTTAGGTAGGAAAAGGCCGCAGGCATTTTCGACGGTCATATTCGTGCAGACGAAATAAACTTCGCTCGGTATACGGTTGCAGAGATACAGATTGTGTCGTTTTCTCGTGGTCGAGTTGCATTAAATCGGAAGCAAGAAAGTGGTTTTGGGATTAATTTGAAGTTAATAGTAcatcaaataaatcagaagAAACAAGAGGTAAGTGCTATTCAATCAagtaaaaaggttttaaatttttccgcTCTATGAGATAGGGCATAGACGAGAGTTCTATGAAGTTGTGTGTAAATTGGAAAGTTAAGTCGAAGTTTAATTCGTGATACATGGTAGTGAATTTGGGATGCCAATCTTCTTAAAGTGTTTAcctata of the Euwallacea fornicatus isolate EFF26 chromosome 9, ASM4011564v1, whole genome shotgun sequence genome contains:
- the LOC136341210 gene encoding multiple coagulation factor deficiency protein 2 homolog isoform X1; the protein is MVKLLLKFGLLCLFVSVNSQRGAPPGVNPQHYQPQAQPQYAQQPQYQQQLPQQQQYQQQNVPPQQAPVQRQAPAQPQYQQQQVLAQQYQHVNAPQQQVPVAAQQAHHQPSGHDHGHGQRQIFNSGNIAHEKEHIQEHMEVPIDTSKMTEQELQFHYFKMHDADNNNKLDGCELIKSLIHWHEQGSKEKQGQIEEKIFKDEELINLIDPILNVDDGNKDGYIDYPEFIRAQQKAAAAGQKQSQP
- the LOC136341210 gene encoding multiple coagulation factor deficiency protein 2 homolog isoform X4; amino-acid sequence: MVKLLLKFGLLCLFVSVNSQRGAPPGVNPQHYQPQAQPQYAQQPQYQQQLPQQQQYQQQNVPPQQAPVQRQAPAQPQYQQQQPSGHDHGHGQRQIFNSGNIAHEKEHIQEHMEVPIDTSKMTEQELQFHYFKMHDADNNNKLDGCELIKSLIHWHEQGSKEKQGQIEEKIFKDEELINLIDPILNVDDGNKDGYIDYPEFIRAQQKAAAAGQKQSQP
- the LOC136341211 gene encoding esterase AGAP003155; its protein translation is MEKLNILCLHGYRQNAEVFKEKTGSFRKIVHKWAKFNYVTAPHKVVLVDDIHALEDPNIGQSKDEEQYGWFFNRDDRTYRGIRQGGPAIGFEESVQFIEQIFEKEGPFDGVLAFSQGACFLGLLCDLQQRGLTQHINFNFAIMAGGFKSQSFPHLKYYMDEIDLPSLHIFGETDKVIPTEMSEALSQCFENPKVVRHPGGHYLAASALQKHDYQSFFKLQLLRKQHREAGTKEETNY
- the LOC136341210 gene encoding multiple coagulation factor deficiency protein 2 homolog isoform X2, with amino-acid sequence MVKLLLKFGLLCLFVSVNSQRGAPPGVNPQHYQPQAQPQYAQQPQYQQQLPQQQQYQQQNVPPQQAPVQRQAPAQPQYQQQQVLAQQYQHVNAPQQQVPVAAQQAHHQPSGHDHGHGQRQIFNSGNIAHEKEHIQEHMEVPIDTSKMTEQELQFHYFKMHDADNNNKLDGCELIKSLIHWHAEQEKKDVVKIWLDEDLLATIDSLLLFYDKNTDGQITWVEYARQNKVQRE
- the LOC136341201 gene encoding WD repeat-containing protein 46, producing the protein MGYQLEKMKLAFSSRKSLLKKIEEKKKDIQFATESAAATEVLLIEDAGFLEADRGETTTQFTQKHIADNVDITAAAKSFELNLEFGPYRARYTKNGRHLVIGGRKGHVAAFDWLTKKLHCEINVMESVHDVSFLHLETMFAVAQKNWVYIYDNQGIEIHCVKRLNKVTRLEFLPYHFLLASCSDEGYLSWLDVSIGQLVSQFNTNLGRLTMLTQNPWNACLCLGHAKGVVSMWSPNHREPLAKMLCHKAPISSVHVDPSGMYMATAATNRELKIWDIRKLEGPLQEYKLINAATNLAFSQKKMLAVGSGNIVEVYKDCCTQCIKRPYLRHRFNNSIGNFNFCPYEDVLGVSTARGFTSILVPGSGEPHFDTYEANPFQSKKQRQESEVKALLEKIQPDLISLDPTVISKVDVPTLRDKVEAKKKLLHLKPPKIKYEPRNKAKGRGGKAAIITKKVLQEEAKKKFIKSKRMSEVKVKQKKKSAYNVLDRFK
- the MED24 gene encoding mediator of RNA polymerase II transcription subunit 24 yields the protein MASKTTSSLTALLLRAWRERWTDLQWGINVKTVLPRGVSGDVYNLADCIIDQVVVGAGANQLALSYLRHSLSAQLISHAAVLRRLSKYEQYNNTHCFASLLEFLEDMLPGVTCFGKSEEIELARSIVVITTWLLNILYHCRDVKTLTQKINQLLKRILSDDFYVSMMCLAKHSEDSIRKSEIDKSDASQLSEFQKMQRICTEVISVLSENDTSIHHIVKLENIDMHMLSLSVHSERLPGFLIQSWLQVQLVGHPGADTSAIIYKLHILQRLKGFSDSRLFAELIRGSLISLFDVSETRCPHASHIGAFIFMNIPHIFQEFSEKSDTSSVTEALDLLLQHSQLLDAIDVNGSCSILTNILEELAKVRLINEEQAKRFLEKRNLPPSVKSDKPPPPSSMQSIIRCAQSSLSGILKTLSSDYHKILDVTLGMLHKVFMGISFEVILAVACSSGQLKALVSRLIPFSECYNNRDSLGQDDSRMQLFDLIFVMLIAIVQNYGASTVLELDGDSLIEQWISSCLVDSYNPKSPTQLLAMSNPAIVEALIQQFNSGDSDFKPNMQLRDIIFNMPAVMHEVLVAWEQGALIASDVKRILDAVKEKTCCLPIAGATYLCSYLRSASPDSVLKPMNMIQQLLACPAALEEENEEDQEEDEGDESQIAQKNVRKKSLRGRWQLTCDIIRKMQKDIQAPSTKSCENLVSRSPATEWFHNAWGRAISRGWLDYNSTKILHCLLSTAGPRWLVNATIQELLKLRFRDQLQRGVDLALAILHVNIVACTTELLSHILPQLLYVDVQSYTLMEPQLSSLAYLTTYCLYTSWDMLSEEKDDEPPMKRPRFDNSEPQDSETPSRKLIDSLLQLLAMYEKMQEGGVTPQTHFIFELIKTLVEVKIPSANGILSHIPASLISDLLKTVPEIFSYRMLLHFHDVQIAAGRTNMGKDLCILRNYHLRNACIAGSGTKAKVIE
- the LOC136341210 gene encoding multiple coagulation factor deficiency protein 2 homolog isoform X3 encodes the protein MVKLLLKFGLLCLFVSVNSQRGAPPGVNPQHYQPQAQPQYAQQPQYQQQLPQQQQYQQQNVPPQQAPVQRQAPAQPQYQQQQVLAQQYQHVNAPQQQVPVAAQQAHHQPSGHDHGHGQRQIFNSGNIAHEKEHIQEHMEVPIDTSKMTEQELQFHYFKMHDADNNNKLDGCELIKSLIHWHVEDPKTDREKVVGTIYEDQGLADLVDEFLKTTDANNDGLVEWFEYSSTI